The following DNA comes from bacterium.
CTGAAGGACCGCGAGGCGCTGATCCTGACCGCACAGGATCGCATCGCGGCCCGGGAATACACGGTGTTCTGCCAGCTGCGGGATGCCGTTCGCGCCCGCATCGCGCCGCTCTTGGCCGCAGCGAGCGCGGTGGCGGAGCTCGACGTATTCGCCGCACTCGCGGAGGCCGCGGTCCGCTACCGGTACGTGCGCCCGCGGCTCACCGAGGCGCGGACCCTGCGCATCGTCGAGGGCCGCCATCCGATCGTGGAGCAGGCAATCGGCGCTCCGCGGTTCGTCCCGAATGACCTCACGCTCGGCGCCGGTGAACGTGACATCCTGATCGTCACGGGACCCAACTTCGGCGGCAAGAGCACCTACATCCGGCAGGCGGCGTTGATCGCGATCCTGGCCCAAACCGGCAGTTTCGTTCCCGCGGCGGAGGCCGAGGTGGGCCTCGTGGACCGCATCTTCACCCGGGTGGGGGCGACGGACGACCTTGCGGCGGGCCGGAGCACGTTCCTGAACGAGATGATCGAGGTTGCGCGCATCCTCACACAGGCGACGCCCCGGAGCCTCGTGATCCTCGACGAGGTGGGCCGGGGGACGAGCACGTACGACGGGATGAGCCTCGCGTGGGCGGTGGTCGAAGATCTGCACGACCGGGTGGGCGCGCGCACGCTCTTCGCCACCCACTACCACGAACTCACTGAGCTGGCGTCGCAACTGGCGCGCTGCGCAAACGTTCAGGTCCTCGTGCAGGAACAAGGCCAGGACATCGTGTTCCTTCATCGGGTGGCGGACGGCGCGGCGGAGTCCTCGTATGGGATCCACGTCGCCCGCCTCGCCGGAGTGCCCGAATCGGTCGTGCAACGGGCGCGCGAGGTCATCAAGGGGCTCGAGGGGACCGCGGCGAGCCAGGCAGGCCAGCGATCGCCGCGCAGGCGGGGGCCTTCACGGAGCCAGCAATTACCGCTCCCCCTCCCTTCTCCCGTCGAGGACGCGCTGCTGCGGGCAGACCTCTCGAGAATGACCCCCCTCGATGCCCTGAACTTCTTGTCGGGGCTCCGCGCGCTTGCGGAGCAGGGCGACGCCGGCTCCCGGCGGGATGCGGCCCCGTCCACCGATCCGCCCGCGGGGAGCCGCTCGCCCGGCACGGTGATCCCCTTCCCCAAGCCTCCGGGCGCGGCGCCACGGCCGTGAGCGCACCCGGGCGGGATATTCGGGTCCTCCCCCCCACCGCGGCCGAGCGCATCGCGGCCGGAGAGGTCGTCGAGCGGCCCGCCTCGGTCGTTAAGGAGTTGATCGAGAACAGCCTCGATTCCGGCGCGCGGCAGATCACGGTGGAGATCGAGGGGGCGGGCCACCGGATCATCCGTGTCAGCGATGACGGTGAGGGGATCCCCGCCCGCGATCTGCCCCTGGCGTTCCAGCGGTTCGCCACCAGCAAGATCCGCGTCGCAGAAGATCTGCACCGAATCGACACGTACGGGTTCCGTGGCGAAGCCCTCCCCAGCATCGCCGCGGTCGCGCGCATCGAGATGGTGACGCGGCTGCGCGGAGGAGACGCGATGCGCATCAGGCTCGTGGGAGGCGCGGAGCCCACCCTCGGGCCGGCGAGCGGACCGCCGGGCAGCACGGTGACGGTCGGGGATCTCTTCTTCAATACGCCGGCCCGGCGCAAGTTTCTCAAGTCACCCGCCCGTGAAGCCGCCGTGATCGCCGAGACGGTGGAAGCGTTGGCCCTGGCGGCGCCCGATGTGGCGTTCCGTCTCAGCAACGATGGGCGGGAGGTCCTATGGTACCCTCCCGAGCGGTTTGGCGACCGGGCCAGGCGGGTCCTCGGATCGTCGGTGGCCGGGCACACCCTCGATCTCGAGGCGACGATCCCCGTGGGGACCCTCGAAGGGGTTCTGGGCACCCCCCAGGTCGCGCAACCCCGGCGCACGCACCAGTGGTTTCTCGTCAACCGCCGTCCGGTTCGCAGCCCGCTCCTCGCCCGCGCCCTCGCGCAGGCGTATCACACGCTCATCCCTAGTGATCGACACCCCGCGGCCGTTCTCTCCGTGCGGCTCCCACCCCAGGATGTCGATGCCAACATCCACCCGCGGAAAACCGAGGTCCGGTTCGCAGACGAGCGGACGCTCTTCGAGGACGTCGTGCGTGAGGTCCGGCGCGCGCTTCACCGGGTCCCGCTCGTGCATGTCATCCCCGGCGCGGGACCCCACGTCCTCACCGCGCAGCGCACCGACGTCTACACCGGGGAGATCGATCCCGTCGAAGCCCGTGCCGCGTTTCGCGGCGCACCCGAAGGCGATGGGGCACAGACGGCCCGGTGGCCTTCGATCCGGGTGATCGGCCAGCTGGCGCACACCTATATCGTCGGCGAATCCGGGGGCGACTTGATCCTCATCGATCAACACGCCGCGCACGAACGCGTCCTCTACGAGCGGCTCCTGGCCGCCCGGACCCGTGACGGCGCGCGCGCCCAGGGACTGGTCACGCCCCCGGTCCTCTCTCTGACACCCGCCGAGAGGACGTTGCTCGACGAAGCGGGGCCGGCCATCCGCGCGATCGGGTTCGAGGCGGAGCCGTTCGGCCCTGGACTGGTTCGCCTGACGGCCGTGCCGGCGATCGCCGTGGGGCGGGCTCCGGACACCCTGTTCCGCGCGTGCCTGCGTGACCTCGGCGGCGACGGCGGCCCCCACGCCGGCCGCTCACTCGAAGAACGCCTCGCGATCGCCACCGCCTGCCACACCGCGGTCCGGGCGGGCGACCCGCTGCACCCCGCGATGATGGCGGATCTGCTCGACGCGCTCGCGCACGCCGAGGATCCATTCTCGTGCTTTCACGGACGCCCGACGATGATTCGGGTTCGGGAACGCGACCTTGAACGATGGTTCTATCGGCGAGACTAGACGAACCGCATCAGACCGCCACACCCGCTCCGATCCGGCCGTGGAGCACCCAGGACCCGGCTGCGGTGATCTCCACCGGTACCGCGCGGCCGATGAGGTCGGGGTCCCCGTCGACGGTGACGACCTTGTTCGTCCGCGTGCGTCCAACGACGCCGCCGCGCGTGCCTAGGCTCTCCACCAGCACCTCCTGGCGCGTCCCGACCAGCGGCTGGTTGACCTCGGAGGCGATTCGCGACACGAGGTGATTCAGGGCGTGGAGGCGCCGGCGCTTGATCTCGTCGGGTACCTGGTCAGGGTACCCTGCGGCGGGGGTCCCCTCCCGCGGGGAATACACGGCGGTGTTGACGGCGTCGAACCGCACCTCGTTGACCAGCCTGACCGTGCCATCGAACTCCTCGTCGCTCTCACCGGGAAACCCGACGATCACGTCGGTGGTCACGCTCGCGTGCGGCATCGCCGCCCGGATGGCGTCGATCGTCGTCCGGTACTGCGCGGTCGTGTACGCACGATGCATTCGCCGGAGCACGCGGTCATCGCCGGCCTGCACGGGCAAGTGAATGTGTTCGCACACCTTCGGGAGCGCCGCCACCGTCCGGATGAGTGTGGGGGTCATATCTCGGGGATGGCTGGTCGTGAACCGAATCCGCTCGATCCCGTCCACGCCGTGGACTAAGTGCAGCAGGTCGGCGAGACTGCGACGCGGGGTGAGGTCGTGCCCGTAACTGTCCACGTTCTGGCCGAGCAGGGTGACCTCCCGGTACCCCTGGGCGGCCAGGCCCTCGACCTCGGCGACCACGGCCTCGGGGGGAACGCTCCGCTCGCGCCCCCGCACGTACGGGACGATGCAGAACGTGCAGAACTTGTTGCACCCGTGGATGATATTGACGAACCCTCGGACGGCGCTCCCCCGGAGCGCCGGCAGGACGGGCAGTGGGTGATCCCGTTCCGAACGGTCCCACACCTCGTACACCGGCATGCATCCATCCCGGACCTGACGGATCAACTCGGGAAGACGATGAATGTTGTGGACGCCGAAGACGAGGTCAAGGTACGGGGCGCGCTCCCGCACCCGCTCCCGCTGTTTCTGGACGAGGCACCCCGCGATGCCGAGAATCAATCCGGGGCGTTGCCGCTTGATCGCCCGGAGCTCGCCCAGCCGCCCGTAGGCTTTCTCGTCCGCCCCCTCACGAACCGTACACGTATTGAGCAGGATGATATCGGCGTCCTCGGGGTGCTCCGCCGGCTGATATCCCATCCCCGCGAGCAGCGCAGCCATCGCCTCGGAGTCCCGGACGTTCATCTGGCAGCCCTGGGTGATGATGTGAAATCGCTGTGGCGATCCCATCTCCGATTCCCCCCGTCACCGCCTTAGAGTGTACCGTCCTCGACCGGCGGAGTCCAGCAGACGGCGGCCAGCGCAGACCGCGCTCGTGTTATAGTGCAGAGGGGGACGTGCTCCACCGAGTGAGCCGGCCCAGGCATGGGTACAATATGGCCGGGGGGATGACCCGACCGATCTCGTAAGGGTCGATGTGTTTAGCGACCGGAACGCGACTGGAACGCGTGACCAAGAAAAGGAGGGGGAACACAATGCGGGCACCGAGAGTCGGTGGGAAAATCGTGTGGGCAGTGTGCCTCTGTCTGTTGGGGAACCTCATGCTGCCCGGCATGTCGCATGCCGCGACCGCCCAGGCGATCGACGCGGCCGCGGATAAGACGCTCGACCAGTTCAAGAGCCAGGTCAAGGGCGCCGACGCGTTCCTGCGCGACGCGAAGGGCTACATCGTGTTTCCAGAGGTCATTCAAGCGGGCATCGGGATCGGGGGGCAGTATGGCGAAGGCGTGCTGCGCACTGGGGGCACGAGCCAAGCCTACTACAGCTTCGCCGCCGGCTCGATCGGGTTCCAGCTTGGGGCCCAACGCAAGTCCATCATCATTGTCTTCCTACAGGATCAGGCGCTGCGGGACTTTCGGGAAAAGGCCGTGGCGGACAAGGCCTGGAATGTCGGGGCCGACGGATCGGTCACGGTCCTCAACCTGGGGGCTCAAGCCTCCATCGACTCCGCGACGGTCAATCAGCCGATCGTCGGCTTCGTGTTCGCGCAATCGGGGCTCATGTACAACCTCAGCCTGCAGGGAGCCAAGATCTCGAAGTTACAGAGATAACCAAGGCGGTGTTCGGTCGGTCGGAGATGGTGGGCGGGGCGGAGGAAATTCCGCAGGCGTCACGAAGGAAGACCGACAAATAGCCGGGCCTCCTCACGGAGAGGAGGGGGGAATGATGCCAACCGCCGTGATCGCCATCTGCTCCAACCCTGACTGCACGCGCCACGCGGCCGCCCCGGTGTCGAACGAGCTACCCCATGATTGCCCCACCTGCGGCGCCGCGATGCTTGACCGGTGCTGGAAGTGCGAGCAACCGCTGGCGGACCCGTTTTCGTCGTACTGCGCGCACTGCGGGGTGCCGCTGAAACGGATTCTCCCGAGGTCCGAGCCCCGGGAGCCGGTGCTCGCCATCTGCTCGAACCCCGAGTGCACTGGGGCGGTACGAGCGGTCATGACCGCCGCCTTCCCGTCACGCTGCCCGATGTGCCACGCGCCGCTGATCTCGCACTGCTGGAAGTGCGGTGCTCGAATCGTCGAAGCCGAGCAGCATTACTGCCAGATGTGCGGGGTCCCGGTCAAGCGGGCGCGCACAGTCGTCTAGAGCTGGAAGTCGACGATCGCCGTCACCCCCACGCCGTAGACACGGTGGAGGTTCCCGGCGAGGGGGTTGAGGCTGTCCACGGGCACTAATCCCTTCAGCCGCACCGCGCTCAGGAACGATCCCTCGATCTGCGCCACCGCCTGCACTTTGTTGACCGCCGCGGCGGGCCCCTGAACTTGCGCAGCCCCGATATACGACCCCGGGTTGCCCGAGACAATCCCCACGCCGACACTGAGAATCGGGACCACTTTGGTCTTGTCCTTGTTCGCCGCCTTGTTGTTGAGCATCAGGGTGTTGATGGCATCGTTGATCTGGGACCCATAGGTCTTCACGACGTATCCGATACCGAAGAGCTTGATGGCCTGGACGATGACGTTCTGGGCCACGGCCTGCGCCGCCAGGCCGCCGACCAGCGATCCCGCGAGGAATACCGACACAAGCGCTCCGACCAGGTGTCTACGCATCGTCACCCCTCACCAATTCGACAGGCGCTCCGGCCCTCACGAACCCTTCCGTCAGCACACCGGCGTACACACGGCTCTACCTACGCAGGGGCACGCCCTTCAGTTCGCGGGCAGCCGGACCGCCTCCGCGACCTCTTCGAGCGATCGACCCGCCGTCTCCTCCCCAAAGAACACGATGACGAGCACGGCGATCACGAGGGCGCATGCGAACACGCTCAGCGCCACGGCCCGTCCACTGGTCCAGGAACTCATGAGCACGCCCAGCAGCGCAGGCGACACGATGCCTCCGATGCGCCCGGCCGCGGAGGCCCATCCGATCGCCGTCGCTCGGATCCGAGTCGGATACAGCTCGGCGGCGTAACTCAGGATGACCGGCCATGCGGCCAGCACCCCGCCGGCGAGTGCGATCGCCGCGATCACGAGGCCGGCTTCATCGGAGGCGGCCCCCACTCCCACGGCCCCCACGGTGCCGAGGGCGAGCCCCGTCACGATGACAGGCTTCCGCCCCACGCGGTCGATGAGCAAGGTGGCGGCGACCACCGGAATGGCCATCACGATGGAGACGAACAGCGCCGCCTGCGCCGGGTACGGGAATCCCCCGGCCGACAATATCGCCGGCAGCCACACCACGGGACCGTTGTAGGCGCTGATCATCACGAACCAGACCACCCAGATCACGACAGTCCGCTGTCTAAACCGCGGGCTCCACAATTCAGCGAGGTGCACCCCAACCGAGACCCGGCCGGCCTGCTCCTGCGCGGGGAGTTCCGGGTACGCGCCGAACTGATCGGCCAGCGTCTGCGCCAGGGCCTCCGCCTCCGCACGCCTTCCGTGGGCGAGGAGGTACCTGGGGGACTCAGGCACGAGCCACAGGGCAACGACCGAGAGCACGATCGGAAGGAGACCCACCAGGAACACTTCCCGCCAGCCCGCGCCGTGGGCCAGGAAGACGCTGCCGAGCGCGGCAACGATCCAGCCCAGGACCCAGATAACCTGAGTCCATCCCAACAACGCGCCCCTCGAGGCCCGCGGGGCGAACTCCCCCACCAGGCTCGTGGCCACCGGCGCTACACCCCCGAATCCCACGCCGGCGAAGAAGAGGAGGACGACGAGCACGGCAAGGGACGGCGCGAACGCCGCCGCCCCGATGGCCAGGGAGCTCAGCGCGACGGTCGCCGCAAAGCCGACCCGGCGCCCAACCCAGTCGGAGACATAGCCGATCAGGACCCCGCCGGTGAGCTGACCCGCGCCGGTCGCCATGATGAGCACGCCGGCCTGACCCGGCGTCAGCCCCCAGGACGTCCTCAACCCCAGCAGCGCGAAGCTGATCACCCCGAGATTGAGCCCGTTACTCCCAAAGGCCAGCCCGGCAAGCAGGGTGACCCGCCCGTGAAGGGTGTTCGCTGCCCGCCTCAAGCCTGGGGTGCGCCGAAGGCGTCGAACCCCGTAATGTCCCGCCCGAGGATCAGCGTGTGGACGTCGTACGTGCCCTCATACGTATCGACGGATTCGAGATTGGCGGCGTGGCGCATGGCGTGGTATTCAAGCGTGATCCCATAGGCCCCGAGGATGGTCCGCGCGTCCCGCGCCACGCGCAACGCCATGCGGACGTTGTTGCGCTTGGCCAGGCTGACGTGCGTGTACCGCATCGTCCCCGCGTCCTTGAGCCGTCCCAGCTGATACGCCAGCAGTTGCGCCGTCGTGATCCCGGACAGCATGTTGACGAGTCGTTCCTGAATGATCTGGGTCGCGGCGATCGGGCGCCCGAACGCCATCCGCTCGCGAGCGTACCCAAGCGCCTCCTCGTAGCAGGCGATCGCGGCACCCACGGCCCCCCAGGCGATCCCGTAGCGCGCCTGCGTCAAGCACGACAGCGGCTTTCCGAGCCCCGCGCCGCCGGGAAGCACGTCCTCCTCACGCACGCGCACGTTCTCGAGCACGAGCTCGCTCGTCACGGAGGCGCGCATCGACGCTTTCGTATGGATGTCGTGCGCGGAGAACCCCGGGATCTTCGGATCGACGAGGAACCCGCGAATCTGGCCATCGTCGGCCTTGGCCCACACGAGGGCGACGTCGGCGATGGACCCGTTGGTGATCCACATCTTGGTGCCGTCGAGGATCCAGCCGCCGGGGGCGCGGCGGGCGCGCGTCTGCATCGCCGCCGGATCGCTTCCGGCGTTCGGCTCGGTCAGCCCGAAGCAGCCGATCTTCTCGCCCGCCGCCATCGCCGGCAGCCACTTCTGCCGCTGCGCCTCGCTCCCGTATGCATAGATGGGGTACATGACGAGTGCGCCCTGCACCGAGGCGAACGAGCGCACCCCGCTATCCCCACGCTCGAGCTCCTGCATGATGAGCCCGTAGGCGATGTTGCTCATGCCCGCGCACCCGTATTCTTGGGGGAGGTTGGCCCCAAACAACCGCAGCGCGCCCAGCTTCGCGACCAGCTCCCGCGGGAACTCGCCGGCGAGCCAGGCCCGGCCGATCTGCGGGATCACCTCCCGGTCGACCAACCTCGCCACGGTGTCGCGTGTCAGGCGGTCCTCGTCGGCGAGCAGCGGATCCAACCCAAAGTAATCAAGTCGTGCCGTCCCGTTCGTCATGGAGGCACCATTCGCAAACACCGCGGAGGTCTCCTGTGCATGGCCAGGAGGACCCCCCTTTCGAATCGGAGAAGGAGCGATCCCGCGGAACCCCACGGGCCGAACGCGCGCCCGGGAAGGATGGCCTCTGGGTTCGTATCTGGTCCGCCGGTTGCTGCTGGCGCTTCCCACGGCGCTCGGCGTCCTCGTCGCCGTGTTCCTCCTGATCCGCTTGGTGCCCGGGGACGTGGTGACGCAGTTGGTCGGCCTCGAGGCGACGATCTCGCCGCAGCGCGTCGCGGAGTTGCGAGCGCTCTTCGGGATCGACCGGCCGCTCCCGGCGCAGTTGGGGGAGTATGTCGGAAACGTCGCCCGCGGGAACCTGGGACGGTCACTCCGCACGGGGGTGGCGATCGGTCCGGAGCTCCTGCGGCGCTTTCCCGTCACGATCGAGCTCGCGGGATGCGGCCTGCTCGTTGCGCTGGCGATCGGCGTACCCGTCGGGGTGACCGCGGCCCTCCACCGAGGGCAGGCCGGCGACTACCTCGCCAATATCTTCGTCCTGCTGGGCCTGTCGATCCCGTCGTTCTGGCTGGCCGTACTGCTCATCCTCGCGTTCTCGCTCCGTCTGGGGTGGTTGCCTCCGACCGGGTATCTCGCGCCGCAGGAGGATCTGAGCGAGAACGTGAGGCACATGCTGCTTCCGGCTCTGGCCCTCGGCCTCGCGCTCGCCGCGGCGATCGCCCGCATCGTCAGATCGAGCTTGCTGGAGGTGCTGGGTCGCCCGTTCACGCGCACCGCCCGCGCGAAAGGCCTGGGGGAGCGCCGCGTGGTGATCGGGCACGCGCTCCGGAACGCCCTCATCCCGGTGGTGACGGTCGTCGGCCTGCAGTTCGGGACCCTGCTCGGCGGCGCCGTGATCATCGAGCAGATCTTCAGTCTCCCGGGGATCGGGCGCTACGCCCTGGAAGGGATCAACCTGCGCGACTATCCCGTGGTCCAGGGGACGGTCCTGGCGATCGCGCTGGCGTTCGTGTTGGTCAACGTCTGTGTCGACGTGGCCTATGGCTTTCTCGATCCCCGCATCCGGTACGACTAACCGGGTCCGGACCCCGCGCTCGTGGTTGGGGCGGCGCCTCCTGCGCCATCCGGGAACCCGGGTCGGCGGAACTCTCCTCGGCGTGATCGTGCTCGCGGCGATCGCCGCACCCGTCCTGGCCGGGTACGATCCGATCCGCATCGCGCCTGCGCTCCGCCTCCAGGGCCCCGGCGCCGCGCATCTCCTCGGCACCGACATGTACGGACGGGATACGTTCGCCCGCGTGCTGTACGGGGGACGGCTCTCGCTCGCCGTGGGGATCTTGTCGGTCGGGATGGCGCTCATGGTCGGAGGCACCGTCGGCGCGCTCGCCGGGTTCTGGGGACGATGGCCCGATGCGCTCATGATGCGGATCTCCGACGTGGTCCTCGCGTTTCCGGCGATCCTGCTCGCGATCGGACTGCTGGCGTTCCTCGGCGGCGGATTCTGGAACGTGGTACTGGCGATCGCGATCGTGTACTCGGCGCCGATGGCCCGCGTCGCCCGAGGAGCGGTGCTGATGGTGCGGCACGAGGAGTACGTCGAGGCAGCCCGCGCCGTGGGCGCGGGGGATGCGCTGATCCTCTGGCGCCACCTTCTCCCCAACGCCGCCGCGCCGGTGATCGTGGAGAGCACGCTTCGCCTCGCGTTTGCGATCCTGGCCGAGGCCGCACTCTCCTTCCTGGGACTGGGCACCCAACCGCCGGCCCCAAGTTGGGGCCAGATGATCGCGGAGGGCCGGACGGTGATGACCTTCAGCGCGTGGCCCGCGATCGGCCCGGGGATGGCGATCACGGCGACCGTCCTCGGGTTCAATCTGTTGGGCGACGCGATCCGCGACGCGCTGGACCCGCACCAGGGCACCGCGGGCTGAGTCTCGAACGTAGTAGGATCGCACGGGATGACCCGCTGCGGCGGTGGGCTCGAGGAGGAGACGGCATGAAGCACATCCGGTGGGCAATGGTGTTGGGTCTCGTCGTGCTGCTGACGATCCAACCGTCACTCGCCCAGCCTGCGAGTCCGCGTTACGGCGGCACGCTCCGCGCAGGCATGCAGACCGATCCCGTCGGGCTCGACCCGCACCTGTCCACCGCGACCGCCACGCGGAACATGATGGAAAACGTGTACGACACGCTGGTGATGATCAACGCCGAGGGCAGGATTGCGCCGGGGCTCGCCGAGACGTGGAAGACGTCCGAGGATGGCCTCACCTGGACCTTCGCCCTGCGTCGAAACGTCAAGTTTCACAACGGCCGGACGATGACGCCGGACGACGTCGTCTACTCGATCAACCGCATTCGCGACCCGCGCACGAAGTCTCCGCGCGCGACCGACTTTCAGTTGGTGGACTCGATGACCCCCTCAGGTCCGGCATCGGTCGCCATCAAGCTCAAGCAGCCGTTCAGCCCCCTCTTGGCGAAGCTGGCGTGGTCGACCAACGCGGTCGTGCCGAAGGAAGTCGTCGAGCAGGACGGGGATCTCAACACCCACCCCGTGGGAACGGGCCCCTACCGATTCGTCGGCTATGCGCCGCAGCAGCGTCTGGTCATCGTGCGGAGCGGCGACTTCTGGGGGGTGGACGGCGCGGGGCATCGTCTCCCATATGTCGATCGGATCGAATTCATGTTCTTCCCGGACGCCGTGGCCCGTGCCACCTCGCTTCGCACGGGGACGGCGGATTGGATCGAATACGTCCCCTCCTCTGAGATCCAAAGCCTCAAGGCGGACCCGAACGTCGAGGTGATCGGCGGCCTGTCCGCCAACTTCCGCGGCCTGTATATCAACAACGCCGTCCCCCCCTTCAACAACGCGAAGGTCCGGCAGGCGATGGCGTGGGCGGTGAACCGCAAGGAGATCGTGGACACCGCCCTGTTCGGAGTCGGCGGAGTCGTGGCCACCGGCACAACCATCCCGCCGGGGAACTACTACGCGCTCACCAAGAACGTGTACGACAAGGTGGACGTCGATCGGGCCAAGCGGCTCCTCGCCGAAGCCGGGTTCGCGAACGGATTCGACGCGGATCTCTACGTCACCAGCACCTACGATTTCCTCAGGGCCCCCGCGGAGGTCGTCCAAGCCCAGCTGGCCAAGATCGGGATCAAGTTGCGCATCACCGCCGCGGACTGGAGCGTCTACCTCCCGACGGTCTTCCAGAAAAAGTTCACCCTCACGATCTTGGGGAACTCCGGGCAGTCGGATCCGGACGACTTCCTCTATAACCCCTTCCACACCGGCGCGGGTGGGAACTACTACAATTACTCAGACGCGCAGTTCGACAAATTCATCGAAGACGCCCGGAAGACCGCGAGCGAGTCCCGGCGGCGGCAACTCTACGAGCAGGCGCAGCTGCGGCTCCAGGAGACCGTGCCGATGGTGTTCCTCTTCCACTCGACCCAATACGAGGCGGTGCGTAAGAACGTCCTCGGATACCGGCACTGGCCCAACACGTCCTACTTGGGCCTGCGGTGGACGTGGATGGCCGGCCGTTAGGATCGCCCTATTTGACCCACAAGACGCCGAAGTGGTTGTCGACGACATCCGCCGCCTCCGTGAACGTAAAGTTCGACGTGATCAGGCCCCGCGCGCCGTCGAACTGACCTTCCCCTCCGTCCACGCGCCACATCACCGATCCATGCATGGTACCCGCCTGCGGGCTGGGCCCGAGGTAGCCCTGGCCGACGGTGGTAAAGCGCAACCGATGGCCCGACCCGAAGGAGATGGTCCCCGATTCTTGAAACGTCGACTCCCCGGTCCGGGTCACCGTCGACTCGAACGACGCCCGTCCCTCAGCCGTCGGGCGCAGGGATCCGCTCACGCCCTGGGGCCCGACATTCGAGGTGATCGTGCAGCTTGGGGCGGTCGTGGCCGCCTTGACGACGTTGGGCGATCCTGGAACAGGCGCCGCCTTACCCTTGAACTGCAGCGCATACATCATCTCCCTCATGCCCCCTCACCTCCAACAGTGAGAAACGCCAACGTCTCGGTCTAGATGACTCCCAGAGATCGCAGCCGGGTGATCTCGTCGGAGCCCACCCCCAGATCCGTCAGCACGTCGGCCGTGTGTTCCCCCAGTCGCGGAGGAGGCCGACGGATCGACCCGGGTGTCCCTGAGCACTTCACGGGAAGCCCCGGAATAGTGATGCGTCCGGCCGACGGATGGTCGACCTGCACCAGCATCTCCCGCGCGTGGACCTGCGGGTCCTCGACGATTTCGTCGACCGTGTAGATCGGCCCGCACGGTACACCGGCGGCCTGCAACGCCTCGAGCCACGCCGAGGCCGGGCGCGTCTGGAGCAGGGTTTCGAGCACCGGGATCAACTCGGCCCGGCTGCGGATCCGGTCGGGGTTCGTCCG
Coding sequences within:
- a CDS encoding ABC transporter substrate-binding protein; this translates as MKHIRWAMVLGLVVLLTIQPSLAQPASPRYGGTLRAGMQTDPVGLDPHLSTATATRNMMENVYDTLVMINAEGRIAPGLAETWKTSEDGLTWTFALRRNVKFHNGRTMTPDDVVYSINRIRDPRTKSPRATDFQLVDSMTPSGPASVAIKLKQPFSPLLAKLAWSTNAVVPKEVVEQDGDLNTHPVGTGPYRFVGYAPQQRLVIVRSGDFWGVDGAGHRLPYVDRIEFMFFPDAVARATSLRTGTADWIEYVPSSEIQSLKADPNVEVIGGLSANFRGLYINNAVPPFNNAKVRQAMAWAVNRKEIVDTALFGVGGVVATGTTIPPGNYYALTKNVYDKVDVDRAKRLLAEAGFANGFDADLYVTSTYDFLRAPAEVVQAQLAKIGIKLRITAADWSVYLPTVFQKKFTLTILGNSGQSDPDDFLYNPFHTGAGGNYYNYSDAQFDKFIEDARKTASESRRRQLYEQAQLRLQETVPMVFLFHSTQYEAVRKNVLGYRHWPNTSYLGLRWTWMAGR